In Carnobacterium sp. CP1, the following are encoded in one genomic region:
- the pstA gene encoding phosphate ABC transporter permease PstA, translating to MNAKKADKIAIGVLYAIAGIIVLILFSLLAFILWRGIPQISWEFLTTPSKSFQTGGGIAIQLYNSFYLLILTMVISTPISLGAAIYLSEYAKKNWLTDLVRTAIEVLSSLPSVVVGLFGFLIFVLQWGLGFSILSGAMALTLFNLPLLTRTIEDSLTAIPATQREAGLALGLSRWETVTRIILPAALPGILTGMILAAGRIFGEAAALIYTAGQSAPALDFTNWNPMSISSPLNIMRPAETLAVHIWKINSEGVMPDGAQVSAGASAVLIIAVLLFNFGARFLGKKLHKKATSG from the coding sequence ATGAATGCAAAAAAAGCAGATAAAATAGCGATTGGCGTATTGTATGCCATTGCTGGAATCATTGTCTTGATCTTATTCAGTTTGTTAGCTTTTATTTTATGGCGCGGAATTCCTCAAATCTCTTGGGAGTTTTTAACAACACCATCGAAGTCGTTTCAAACGGGTGGCGGAATTGCGATTCAGTTGTATAATTCATTCTACTTATTGATTTTAACGATGGTGATCAGCACACCTATTTCGTTAGGTGCAGCTATTTATTTATCTGAGTATGCCAAGAAAAACTGGCTGACAGATTTAGTCCGAACAGCCATTGAAGTCTTAAGTTCATTGCCGTCAGTTGTGGTAGGGCTTTTTGGTTTCTTGATTTTTGTATTACAATGGGGCTTAGGATTCTCGATTCTTTCAGGAGCAATGGCTTTGACATTGTTTAACTTGCCGCTGCTAACGAGAACCATTGAAGATTCGTTAACCGCTATTCCTGCAACTCAAAGAGAAGCAGGCTTGGCGCTAGGGTTGTCGCGTTGGGAAACAGTGACTCGGATCATTTTACCAGCAGCTTTACCGGGGATTCTGACCGGGATGATCTTAGCTGCAGGGCGTATTTTTGGTGAAGCTGCTGCTTTGATTTATACAGCTGGACAAAGTGCGCCGGCATTAGATTTTACAAATTGGAACCCAATGTCTATTTCGAGCCCTTTAAATATTATGCGTCCGGCCGAAACATTAGCCGTGCATATTTGGAAAATCAACAGTGAAGGTGTCATGCCTGATGGGGCACAAGTATCGGCCGGAGCTTCAGCGGTGCTGATTATTGCTGTCTTGTTGTTTAACTTTGGTGCTCGTTTCTTAGGCAAGAAACTACACAAAAAAGCTACTTCGGGTTAA
- the liaX gene encoding daptomycin-sensing surface protein LiaX → MKERERILDLVKQGIISTEEALTLLENIAKKEGKEAVKKDQSNVQKPIPPKEPVIEPEAPEAEEDFQAGEEQYEAEQEKDRIRLEAILEELANEASRYSAQLDVKNAEITDLDLQLKRAEEKLMVLETMEDLDELDSEKEPELKKLSQEIEELEAQLNDLKEDKAALNEKLRTVRQKQWGTQKKQITDKFEIPDDWKDAANETLNQVGGKMSEVGNQFGKLMKNTFSTVMDNMDWKDVNIRVPGLAATKLTHEFNYPASTATILDVKVANGDVLFKNWDSEDIKIETDIKIYGKIDSDSPFEAFLKRSTVEVSEEKVLFHVPNKRIRCDVVFYLPERMYDHSAIKLLNGNVKFEAFEGKDIYVKCTNGNMFFEKVTATMLETEGVNGTVTVIDSKIRDLVVNSINGGIVTRGDIQGANLSTVNGTVKVTISGEELKRLEATSVNGTVKVSLPKELSVEGNAKSNLGTIQNRMENIEIVKEKKDRTNQLSEFRRYLESAPVTLIVSTTTGNILLKDTE, encoded by the coding sequence ATGAAAGAAAGAGAAAGAATCCTAGATTTAGTTAAACAAGGAATCATTTCGACTGAAGAAGCATTGACCTTGCTTGAAAACATTGCCAAAAAAGAAGGTAAAGAAGCTGTCAAAAAAGATCAGTCAAATGTTCAAAAACCGATTCCGCCAAAAGAACCTGTGATTGAACCTGAAGCGCCTGAAGCGGAAGAAGATTTTCAAGCAGGTGAAGAACAATATGAAGCGGAACAAGAAAAAGACCGTATTCGTTTAGAAGCTATTTTGGAAGAACTGGCTAATGAAGCCTCTCGTTATTCTGCTCAATTAGATGTGAAAAACGCAGAGATTACCGACCTTGACCTTCAATTGAAGCGAGCAGAAGAAAAACTGATGGTGCTGGAAACAATGGAAGATTTAGATGAATTGGATTCAGAAAAAGAACCGGAATTAAAAAAATTAAGCCAAGAAATCGAAGAACTTGAAGCACAATTGAACGATCTTAAAGAAGACAAAGCAGCGTTAAATGAAAAGCTGCGCACCGTTAGACAAAAACAATGGGGAACTCAAAAGAAACAAATCACAGATAAATTTGAAATTCCAGACGATTGGAAAGATGCCGCTAACGAAACGCTTAATCAAGTAGGCGGGAAGATGTCCGAAGTCGGGAACCAATTTGGCAAATTAATGAAAAATACTTTTTCAACAGTGATGGACAATATGGATTGGAAAGATGTGAACATTCGTGTACCAGGTCTAGCTGCTACAAAACTGACACACGAATTCAATTACCCGGCTAGCACAGCGACGATTCTTGATGTCAAAGTGGCCAATGGCGACGTTCTTTTTAAAAACTGGGACAGCGAAGACATTAAAATTGAAACAGATATCAAGATTTATGGCAAAATCGATTCTGACAGCCCATTTGAAGCTTTCTTAAAACGCAGTACAGTAGAAGTTTCAGAAGAAAAAGTCTTGTTCCATGTGCCGAACAAACGCATTCGTTGCGATGTTGTTTTCTATCTTCCTGAAAGAATGTATGATCATTCGGCTATTAAGTTATTGAATGGAAATGTGAAGTTCGAAGCGTTCGAAGGCAAAGACATTTATGTCAAATGCACGAATGGCAATATGTTTTTTGAGAAAGTAACGGCAACGATGCTGGAAACAGAAGGTGTAAATGGTACGGTTACAGTTATCGATAGCAAAATCCGTGATCTTGTGGTCAACAGCATCAATGGCGGAATCGTCACACGAGGCGATATCCAAGGAGCGAATTTATCAACGGTTAACGGCACTGTAAAAGTAACGATTTCGGGAGAAGAATTGAAACGCTTAGAGGCTACATCAGTCAACGGTACTGTAAAAGTTTCATTGCCAAAAGAGTTGAGTGTAGAAGGAAATGCCAAAAGCAATTTAGGCACGATTCAAAACCGGATGGAAAATATCGAAATCGTGAAAGAAAAGAAAGACCGCACAAACCAATTGTCTGAATTCAGACGTTATTTAGAAAGTGCACCGGTTACCTTGATCGTTAGTACAACAACCGGAAATATCTTATTGAAAGATACTGAATAA
- a CDS encoding phage holin family protein: MKLWQGVIVNALLFLALSGFFQNSFYVENIWIALGASLVLALLNMAVKPILVLLSLPITILTLGLFSIIINAGMLSLTAAIVGSGFQFRTFGTAIWVAILMSLANTLISSRITSDNRR; encoded by the coding sequence ATGAAACTGTGGCAAGGAGTTATCGTTAATGCTCTATTATTTCTAGCGTTATCAGGCTTTTTCCAAAACTCCTTTTATGTGGAGAACATTTGGATTGCTTTAGGTGCTAGTTTAGTACTGGCATTACTGAATATGGCAGTAAAGCCTATCTTAGTTTTACTGTCCTTGCCGATAACGATCCTTACGTTAGGATTGTTTAGCATCATTATCAATGCGGGAATGTTAAGTTTGACGGCAGCGATCGTTGGTTCAGGTTTCCAGTTCAGAACATTTGGAACAGCGATTTGGGTAGCCATTTTAATGTCGCTGGCTAATACACTGATCAGCAGTCGCATTACGTCAGACAATCGAAGATAG
- the pstC gene encoding phosphate ABC transporter permease subunit PstC, producing MEDIQGKLVGHSGKGRLEKIGKAVSFICIAFIVFVVVSILYFVASKGISTFTKDGVSLSSFLTGSVWNPGNVGEDGQPLAGALPMIAGSFIVTLLSALVATPFAIGAAIFMTEISPTVGKRILQPVIELLVGIPSVVYGFIGLTVIVPFIRGIFGGSGFGVLSAAVVLFVMILPTVTSMAVDTLNAVPRHYREASLAMGATRWQTIYKVVLRSATPGLLTAVVFGMARAFGEALAVQMVIGNAALMPTNLITPASTLTSILTMNMGNTVMGTLENNVLWSLALILLLMALFFNILTRWIGKKGAMK from the coding sequence GGGCAAAGGAAGACTTGAAAAAATCGGTAAAGCAGTCAGTTTTATCTGTATTGCATTTATTGTTTTTGTAGTAGTGTCTATTTTATATTTTGTAGCAAGTAAAGGGATTTCTACTTTTACTAAAGACGGCGTTTCGTTAAGCAGCTTTCTAACCGGTTCTGTCTGGAACCCAGGAAACGTCGGAGAAGACGGTCAACCATTGGCAGGAGCATTGCCGATGATTGCTGGTTCGTTTATTGTAACGTTGTTATCAGCTCTTGTTGCGACGCCATTTGCCATTGGAGCCGCTATTTTTATGACAGAGATTTCGCCGACTGTCGGAAAACGCATTTTGCAGCCCGTTATTGAATTATTAGTTGGAATTCCTTCTGTCGTTTATGGATTCATCGGCTTAACGGTTATTGTTCCGTTTATACGGGGAATTTTTGGCGGCAGTGGTTTTGGAGTATTATCTGCTGCGGTAGTCTTATTTGTTATGATTTTACCAACGGTAACAAGTATGGCAGTAGACACGTTAAATGCTGTTCCGCGCCATTACCGAGAAGCTTCTTTAGCAATGGGGGCCACTAGATGGCAGACCATCTATAAAGTCGTTCTAAGAAGCGCTACACCGGGATTATTAACAGCAGTTGTGTTTGGAATGGCTCGTGCTTTTGGCGAAGCTTTGGCAGTGCAAATGGTTATCGGAAATGCTGCGCTAATGCCAACCAACTTAATCACTCCAGCTTCAACATTGACCAGTATTTTGACCATGAATATGGGGAATACGGTTATGGGGACACTTGAAAACAACGTTCTTTGGTCATTGGCTCTAATCTTATTGCTGATGGCATTATTCTTTAATATTTTAACCCGTTGGATTGGGAAGAAAGGGGCTATGAAGTAA
- a CDS encoding ArsR/SmtB family transcription factor, with protein sequence MDQDKTPLLDDKTIQKVSKLFKVISDPTRIAILYLLENQELNVGTIAKLMEMEQSAVSHQLKILKTARLVKSRSAGKSRLYSQMDDHVYSILNQGLVHTEEEKNETNTETPTVKEKTKKTAYAKP encoded by the coding sequence ATGGATCAAGACAAAACACCGTTATTGGATGATAAAACGATTCAAAAAGTGAGCAAATTATTTAAAGTAATCAGTGATCCGACACGCATTGCTATTTTATATCTATTAGAAAATCAGGAATTGAATGTCGGAACAATCGCAAAATTAATGGAAATGGAGCAATCTGCTGTTTCTCACCAACTAAAAATTCTGAAAACTGCTCGTTTGGTTAAATCACGCAGCGCAGGTAAAAGCCGCTTGTACAGTCAAATGGACGACCATGTTTACAGCATTCTAAATCAAGGATTGGTTCATACTGAAGAAGAAAAAAATGAAACAAACACTGAGACACCCACTGTAAAAGAAAAAACAAAGAAGACCGCGTATGCAAAGCCATAA
- the uvrA gene encoding excinuclease ABC subunit UvrA — protein MRNDKIVIHGARSHNLKNVDVTIPRDQLVVLTGLSGSGKSSLAFDTLYAEGQRRYVESLSAYARQFLGQMDKPDVDSIDGLSPAISIDQKTTSKNPRSTVGTVTEINDYLRLLYARVGHPICPNDGTEITSQSVEQMVDRVLEYPEGTRVQILAPIVVGKKGQHKKVFDKIKSEGYVRLRVNKEMYDISDDIVLEKNKKHDIDIIIDRIVVKDGIRSRLFDSFEAALRLAEGYAIADIMGKEEVLFSEHYACPYCGFTVGELEPRLFSFNAPFGACNDCDGLGVKLEVDTDLVIPEKSMTLREGAIAPWKPISSNYYPQLLEQACKSFNIDMDTPFEELTEKEQNFVLKGSNGELFHFHYKNDFGGIRDVDLPFEGVLHNISRRYKDTNSDYTRDQMRLYMTELTCQTCGGKRLNRQALSVKVAGKDIGDISEYPIEEAIGFFSELTLTEHESMIAKPILKEVDDRLNFLSNVGLNYLTLSRTAGTLSGGEAQRIRLATQIGSNLSGVLYILDEPSIGLHQRDNNRLIDSLKKMRDLGNTLIVVEHDEDTMLAADYLIDIGPGAGEKGGEIVAYGTPKEVSQNPKSLTGAYLSGKKFIPVPKTRRDEDKGAIRITGAAENNLKNISVDFPLGRFVAVTGVSGSGKSTLVNGILKKALSRELNRSKQKPGKFKKMTGHEGLEKIIDIDQSPIGRTPRSNPATYTSVFDDIRDLFASTNEAKIRGYKKGRFSFNVKGGRCEACRGDGILKIEMHFLPDVYVPCEICHGTRYNSETLEVRYKGKNISDVLNMTVEEAVSFFEHIPKIHRKMQTIIDVGLGYVTLGQPATTLSGGEAQRMKLASELHKRSDGKNFYILDEPTTGLHTEDIARLLEVLNRLVEAGNTVLVIEHNLDVIKTADYVIDLGPEGGAGGGTVLVTGTPEKVAKTKKSYTGRYLKEILKRDTERGKALTN, from the coding sequence ATGCGAAATGATAAAATAGTGATTCATGGAGCCCGCTCGCATAATCTGAAAAATGTAGATGTAACGATTCCCAGAGACCAATTAGTAGTTTTGACCGGTTTGTCGGGTTCGGGTAAAAGCTCGTTAGCTTTTGATACGTTATATGCTGAAGGCCAAAGACGGTATGTTGAAAGTTTATCAGCCTATGCCCGTCAATTTCTTGGGCAGATGGATAAACCAGACGTTGATAGCATTGACGGGTTAAGTCCGGCGATTTCTATTGATCAAAAAACAACCAGTAAAAATCCTCGTTCTACCGTTGGAACAGTGACCGAAATCAATGACTACTTACGGTTGTTGTATGCCCGTGTAGGACACCCGATTTGTCCAAATGACGGGACTGAAATCACTAGTCAATCTGTCGAACAAATGGTAGATCGTGTATTGGAGTATCCAGAAGGAACACGGGTACAAATATTGGCTCCTATTGTCGTTGGAAAAAAGGGGCAGCATAAAAAAGTTTTTGATAAGATCAAAAGCGAAGGTTACGTTCGCTTGCGTGTCAATAAAGAAATGTACGATATTTCAGATGATATCGTACTGGAAAAAAATAAGAAACACGATATCGATATTATCATTGACCGAATCGTAGTCAAAGACGGTATCCGCTCGCGGTTATTTGATTCTTTTGAAGCAGCTTTGCGATTGGCAGAAGGTTACGCCATTGCCGATATTATGGGAAAAGAAGAGGTTTTGTTCAGCGAGCATTACGCTTGTCCATACTGTGGGTTCACAGTCGGCGAATTAGAACCGCGATTGTTTTCTTTCAATGCTCCGTTTGGTGCTTGTAACGATTGTGACGGTTTAGGGGTCAAATTGGAAGTCGATACCGATTTAGTCATACCTGAAAAATCGATGACATTAAGAGAAGGGGCCATTGCACCTTGGAAACCGATCAGTTCCAATTACTACCCGCAACTGTTGGAACAAGCCTGTAAAAGCTTTAACATTGATATGGATACCCCTTTTGAAGAATTAACGGAAAAAGAACAAAACTTTGTCTTAAAAGGTTCGAACGGAGAGTTGTTTCATTTTCATTATAAAAATGATTTTGGAGGCATAAGAGACGTAGATTTGCCTTTCGAAGGCGTGCTCCATAATATTTCAAGACGGTACAAAGATACCAACAGTGACTACACCAGAGACCAAATGCGTCTCTATATGACCGAGTTGACTTGTCAAACATGCGGAGGAAAACGGCTGAATCGCCAAGCGTTATCGGTTAAAGTAGCCGGCAAAGATATTGGGGACATCAGTGAGTATCCGATTGAAGAAGCTATTGGATTCTTTAGCGAGCTGACGTTAACTGAACATGAAAGTATGATTGCTAAGCCGATTTTAAAAGAGGTTGACGACCGATTGAATTTTCTGAGCAACGTTGGGCTTAATTATCTGACCTTAAGCCGGACAGCTGGGACATTATCTGGCGGAGAAGCGCAGCGGATTCGGTTAGCCACACAAATTGGTTCTAATTTGTCAGGTGTTTTGTATATTTTGGATGAACCCTCAATTGGATTGCACCAACGAGACAACAATCGTTTGATTGATTCATTGAAAAAAATGCGTGATTTAGGCAATACACTGATCGTTGTCGAGCACGATGAAGACACGATGTTAGCAGCCGACTATTTGATTGATATTGGACCTGGAGCTGGTGAAAAAGGCGGAGAAATCGTTGCTTATGGCACTCCTAAAGAGGTTTCACAGAATCCTAAATCCTTAACAGGCGCCTATTTATCTGGCAAAAAGTTTATCCCTGTGCCAAAAACCCGTCGAGATGAAGACAAAGGAGCTATCCGTATTACAGGAGCAGCAGAAAATAACTTAAAAAATATTTCTGTTGATTTTCCATTAGGACGTTTCGTAGCTGTTACCGGCGTTTCTGGATCGGGTAAAAGTACGTTAGTAAACGGTATTTTGAAAAAAGCTTTATCTAGAGAATTAAACCGTTCAAAACAAAAACCAGGTAAATTCAAAAAAATGACTGGGCATGAAGGTTTAGAAAAAATCATTGATATTGATCAAAGCCCAATTGGTCGGACTCCACGAAGCAACCCGGCCACTTACACCAGTGTTTTTGATGATATCCGTGATTTATTCGCTTCGACCAATGAAGCAAAAATCAGAGGGTACAAAAAAGGCCGTTTTAGTTTCAACGTCAAAGGCGGTCGGTGTGAAGCTTGTAGAGGTGACGGTATACTAAAAATAGAAATGCACTTTTTACCTGATGTTTATGTTCCATGCGAAATTTGTCATGGCACCCGTTACAACTCTGAAACGTTGGAAGTACGCTACAAAGGTAAAAATATTTCGGATGTTTTGAATATGACCGTCGAAGAAGCTGTTTCCTTTTTCGAACACATTCCAAAAATTCACCGGAAAATGCAGACGATTATTGATGTGGGTCTAGGGTATGTTACTTTAGGACAGCCAGCAACTACATTGTCAGGTGGAGAAGCACAACGGATGAAACTGGCAAGTGAATTGCACAAACGGTCAGATGGAAAAAACTTCTATATCTTAGATGAACCGACAACAGGTCTGCATACAGAAGACATTGCTCGATTATTAGAAGTATTAAATCGATTGGTCGAAGCTGGAAACACGGTTTTGGTGATCGAACACAATTTAGATGTGATCAAAACAGCTGATTACGTTATTGACTTAGGCCCCGAAGGCGGAGCTGGCGGCGGTACTGTTTTAGTGACCGGAACTCCAGAAAAAGTGGCGAAGACTAAAAAAAGTTATACAGGTCGCTATTTAAAAGAGATTCTTAAACGAGATACCGAACGTGGGAAAGCTCTAACGAATTAA
- a CDS encoding PspC domain-containing protein gives MKKLTKSRENKMVSGVLAGIAEYFGFDPSILRILYAIAIFFGFGSPIILYILLAIVIPEAPGSGKFKDFHTPNKRPRKEAEKVKEAEKVTDDDWSDF, from the coding sequence ATGAAAAAATTAACAAAATCAAGAGAAAATAAAATGGTCAGCGGTGTCTTAGCAGGAATAGCTGAATATTTTGGCTTTGATCCAAGTATTTTGCGTATCCTTTACGCGATTGCTATCTTTTTCGGGTTTGGTTCGCCGATTATTTTGTATATCCTTTTAGCGATAGTCATTCCGGAAGCACCGGGATCAGGAAAATTTAAAGATTTCCATACACCAAACAAAAGACCCCGTAAAGAAGCTGAAAAAGTTAAAGAAGCCGAAAAAGTGACCGATGATGATTGGAGTGACTTTTAA
- the pstB gene encoding phosphate ABC transporter ATP-binding protein PstB — protein sequence MSKEKYIIESKDVHLYYGKNEALKGVSLDFKPKEITALIGPSGCGKSTYLRTLNRMNDLIPDVTITGNITFENQDIYSPKMDTVELRKKVGMVFQQPNPFPFSVFENVAYGLRIAGMKDKKKIEEIVEISLKKAAVWEDVKDKLHKNALSLSGGQQQRVCIARVLAIEPAVILLDEPTSALDPVSSGKIERMLMDLKEDYTMIMVTHNMQQASRISDNTAFFLNGKLIEFGETRQIFTNPRKKETEDYISGRFG from the coding sequence GTGAGTAAGGAAAAATACATTATTGAATCCAAAGATGTTCATTTGTATTATGGGAAAAACGAAGCTTTAAAAGGAGTTTCCTTGGACTTTAAACCAAAAGAAATCACAGCTTTGATTGGTCCGAGCGGTTGTGGGAAATCGACGTATTTAAGAACATTGAACCGGATGAACGATTTGATTCCTGATGTAACGATTACGGGGAATATCACTTTTGAAAATCAAGACATCTACAGCCCGAAAATGGACACAGTTGAATTGAGAAAAAAAGTCGGAATGGTGTTTCAACAACCGAATCCCTTTCCGTTTTCGGTTTTTGAAAACGTAGCTTACGGCTTAAGAATTGCCGGTATGAAAGACAAAAAGAAAATTGAAGAAATCGTTGAAATAAGCCTGAAAAAAGCAGCTGTCTGGGAAGATGTCAAAGATAAGCTGCATAAAAATGCCTTGTCGCTTTCAGGTGGACAACAACAACGGGTATGTATTGCTCGTGTTTTGGCAATCGAACCTGCAGTGATTCTCTTGGACGAACCAACAAGTGCACTGGATCCTGTCTCAAGCGGGAAAATCGAACGCATGTTGATGGATTTAAAAGAAGATTATACAATGATCATGGTTACGCATAATATGCAGCAAGCTTCTCGGATTTCTGATAACACCGCTTTTTTCTTAAATGGAAAGTTAATTGAGTTTGGCGAAACAAGACAAATTTTTACGAATCCACGTAAAAAAGAAACAGAAGATTATATTTCTGGACGTTTCGGGTAA
- a CDS encoding HD domain-containing protein — protein MGMHQYIKSLSDLESIFRCPGKFKYEEHSVAAHSFKVTKIAQFLGTVEEQRGKEVNWRSLYEKALNHDYSELFIGDIKTPVKYATPQLREMLADVEESMTENFIRNEIPKEFQAVYSERLKEGKDSTLEGQILSVADKVDLLYESFGEIQKGNPESIFTEIYEESLKTILQFKHLNSVQYFLNEILPDLLSGNFTNQAQLQNISQRILAD, from the coding sequence ATGGGGATGCATCAGTACATTAAAAGCTTGAGTGACTTGGAGAGCATTTTTCGGTGTCCAGGGAAATTCAAGTATGAAGAACATTCAGTTGCCGCACATTCTTTTAAAGTGACTAAAATTGCTCAATTTCTAGGAACCGTAGAAGAACAACGGGGAAAAGAGGTCAATTGGCGTTCGCTTTATGAAAAAGCCCTCAATCATGATTATTCAGAATTGTTTATTGGGGATATCAAAACACCGGTTAAATACGCAACTCCTCAATTAAGAGAGATGTTGGCAGATGTCGAAGAGTCGATGACCGAAAACTTTATTCGAAATGAGATTCCTAAAGAGTTCCAAGCGGTGTATTCAGAACGGTTGAAAGAAGGCAAAGATAGTACGCTTGAAGGCCAAATTTTATCGGTTGCGGATAAAGTTGATTTGCTTTACGAGTCTTTTGGAGAAATTCAAAAAGGAAACCCTGAAAGTATTTTTACAGAAATCTATGAAGAATCGTTAAAAACCATTTTACAATTTAAGCACTTAAATAGTGTTCAGTACTTTTTAAACGAAATTTTGCCGGACTTATTAAGCGGCAATTTTACTAATCAGGCTCAATTGCAAAACATATCGCAACGAATTTTAGCAGATTAA
- the phoU gene encoding phosphate signaling complex protein PhoU, producing the protein MRRVFEEELNDLHNHFFQMGKIVNEAVYKSVKAFVNHDKGLAQEVIDGDIIINKHEVDLEKRCFEMIALQQPVTTDLRKIVTIMKASADLERMGDHAVSIAKSTIRVKGNKRDYAIEAQIAEMSEKVKVMVQGVLDAYVVSDADKAKDVALSDVAVDNDFKKIYKACIKQMKSDPDIILGATDYMLVAGYIERIGDYVTNICEWIIYLNTGKVTELNTHNKNDHFLNS; encoded by the coding sequence ATGAGACGTGTATTCGAAGAAGAATTAAATGATTTACACAACCATTTTTTTCAAATGGGGAAAATCGTAAACGAAGCAGTATATAAATCGGTCAAAGCTTTTGTCAACCATGATAAAGGATTGGCCCAAGAAGTTATTGATGGAGATATCATCATCAATAAACATGAAGTAGATTTAGAGAAAAGGTGCTTTGAAATGATTGCTTTACAACAGCCGGTCACAACGGACTTGCGTAAAATCGTAACGATCATGAAAGCAAGTGCTGACTTAGAGCGAATGGGCGACCATGCTGTCAGCATCGCCAAATCAACGATTCGTGTTAAAGGCAATAAACGCGATTACGCTATTGAAGCTCAAATCGCAGAAATGTCTGAAAAAGTTAAAGTAATGGTTCAAGGAGTATTAGATGCATATGTAGTCTCGGATGCTGATAAAGCTAAAGATGTCGCGTTAAGCGATGTAGCAGTCGACAATGACTTCAAAAAAATCTATAAAGCTTGTATCAAACAAATGAAATCTGACCCTGATATTATTTTAGGTGCGACGGATTACATGCTGGTTGCTGGTTATATTGAACGAATCGGCGATTACGTTACTAATATCTGTGAATGGATCATTTATTTAAACACAGGTAAAGTAACGGAATTAAACACGCATAATAAAAATGATCACTTTTTAAATAGTTGA
- the pstB gene encoding phosphate ABC transporter ATP-binding protein PstB, which translates to MSADKHIDLSTKDLHVWYGQNEAIKGVSLEFEENKITSLIGPSGCGKSTYLRSLNRMNDEIQIAKVTGEIIYKGEDINASDVDVYEMRKNIGMVFQRPNPFSKSIYDNISFALKRHGIKDKATLDEAVETSLKQAALWEQVKDDLHKSALALSGGQQQRLCIARAIALKPDILLLDEPASALDPISTSQVEETLLQLREDYSIIIVTHNMQQASRISDYTAYFYMGNVIEYDETRKVFTRPKIQSTEDYVSGHFG; encoded by the coding sequence ATGAGTGCTGATAAGCACATCGACCTGTCTACGAAAGATTTACATGTTTGGTATGGACAAAATGAAGCCATCAAAGGGGTATCCTTAGAATTCGAAGAAAATAAAATCACATCATTGATTGGTCCGAGCGGCTGTGGAAAATCGACGTATTTACGTTCGCTGAACCGTATGAATGATGAAATTCAAATAGCTAAAGTAACCGGCGAGATCATTTATAAAGGCGAGGACATCAATGCGTCTGATGTTGATGTCTACGAAATGCGTAAAAACATCGGTATGGTGTTCCAACGTCCGAATCCTTTCAGCAAATCTATTTACGACAATATCAGTTTTGCTTTAAAACGCCATGGAATCAAAGACAAAGCAACATTGGATGAAGCCGTTGAAACGAGCTTAAAACAAGCGGCGCTATGGGAACAGGTCAAAGATGATCTACACAAAAGTGCATTAGCTTTATCTGGCGGACAACAACAACGATTGTGTATTGCCCGTGCAATTGCCTTAAAACCAGATATTTTATTGTTAGACGAACCAGCAAGTGCACTTGATCCGATTTCAACCAGTCAAGTAGAAGAAACATTGCTGCAGTTGCGTGAAGACTATTCGATCATTATTGTGACACATAATATGCAGCAAGCATCGCGGATCAGCGATTATACAGCTTACTTTTATATGGGAAATGTTATTGAATACGATGAAACCAGAAAAGTCTTTACACGTCCGAAAATACAGTCAACTGAAGACTATGTCTCAGGTCACTTTGGTTAG